Proteins from one Alphaproteobacteria bacterium genomic window:
- a CDS encoding insulinase family protein produces the protein MKKWIILAVTLFIHSILSPISAEGIFHPSTLSLPNGLQVVLIENHLAPVVSVNLIYKVGTADDPEAMHGISHFLEHLMFKGTKEIPTDQFRKIITSNGGQINAFTTPDLTAYTCDIAIEFLDFYLKLEADRMQNLVLNERELKEEQKVVQEERLMRQDNNPFNLAYESLLRATFWYHPYGIPPIGYPQHIAAYTREATYEHYKKWYAPNNAILVIAGDITMEKLKPMVEKHFGMIPSQPIPQRVRIKEPDHKGVTITVEQENPRVSQVTVQWNFAAPNHRAPNAEHYYPLIVLEQILGGNDTSRLYKSLVDEQKIAVSAYCSYDDDSYDPEKFSFSATLAPDASLTALKVAIQKHISDVIKKGVTHKELADAKRDILANLAFARDGNNSSVMAFTRLGVGFTVEQIDNLPSKINAVTPTQVQEAANFVLSKNPVAIATIYPEGYKEKQKLEELQCTQLRQNQNNVTVPPIPQNETNKK, from the coding sequence ATGAAAAAATGGATTATTTTGGCCGTTACACTTTTCATTCACTCCATCCTATCGCCTATTTCTGCAGAGGGTATTTTTCACCCCTCTACATTATCTTTACCAAATGGTCTTCAAGTTGTTTTAATCGAAAATCACTTGGCTCCAGTGGTTTCAGTTAATTTAATTTATAAAGTGGGTACAGCAGATGACCCTGAAGCGATGCATGGCATCTCTCACTTCCTTGAGCACTTAATGTTTAAAGGTACAAAAGAAATTCCCACAGATCAATTTCGCAAGATTATCACCAGCAACGGAGGGCAAATTAATGCTTTCACAACGCCTGACCTCACAGCCTACACGTGTGACATTGCTATTGAATTTTTAGATTTCTATCTCAAACTTGAAGCCGACCGAATGCAAAATTTGGTTTTGAATGAAAGAGAATTGAAAGAAGAACAGAAAGTCGTTCAAGAAGAACGCTTGATGCGCCAGGATAACAACCCATTTAATTTGGCTTATGAATCTCTATTACGTGCAACTTTCTGGTATCATCCCTATGGTATTCCCCCCATTGGATATCCTCAACATATAGCTGCCTATACACGAGAAGCAACCTATGAACATTATAAAAAATGGTATGCACCCAATAATGCTATACTTGTTATTGCCGGGGACATCACTATGGAAAAACTCAAACCCATGGTTGAAAAGCATTTTGGCATGATACCGTCTCAGCCTATTCCTCAGCGTGTTCGCATAAAAGAACCAGATCATAAAGGAGTTACTATCACAGTTGAACAAGAAAATCCGCGGGTTAGTCAAGTGACCGTTCAGTGGAATTTTGCCGCTCCTAACCATCGTGCCCCCAATGCCGAGCATTACTATCCCCTAATTGTTCTTGAACAAATTTTGGGAGGCAATGATACAAGTCGACTCTATAAAAGCCTTGTTGATGAACAGAAAATTGCTGTGAGTGCCTACTGTTCTTATGATGATGATAGTTATGACCCTGAGAAATTTTCTTTTTCCGCTACACTGGCCCCCGATGCCTCCCTTACAGCTCTAAAAGTCGCCATACAAAAGCATATTTCAGATGTTATTAAAAAAGGGGTGACTCATAAAGAGCTTGCGGATGCTAAAAGAGATATTCTTGCAAATCTTGCTTTCGCAAGAGATGGAAATAATAGCAGTGTTATGGCATTTACTCGTTTGGGTGTCGGATTTACTGTGGAACAAATCGATAACTTACCCAGTAAAATAAACGCTGTGACACCTACGCAAGTTCAAGAAGCCGCAAATTTTGTCTTATCCAAAAATCCAGTAGCCATTGCTACAATTTACCCCGAAGGATACAAAGAAAAACAAAAACTTGAAGAACTACAATGCACGCAACTAAGGCAAAATCAAAATAACGTAACTGTACCCCCAATTCCTCAGAATGAAACAAATAAGAAATAA